ATGGCCGCTTGCTGGTCGCTGCTGCTGTCGGTGTGACTTCCGATACGTTTGATCGGGCACAGGCGTTGTTAGATGCCGGTGCTGACGCGATTGTCATTGATACCGCCCATGGTCACAGTGCCGGGGTTATTCGCAAGATCAAGGAAATTCGCGAGCATTTTCCACTGGCAACCTTGATTGCCGGTAATGTTGCGACGGCGGAAGCCACGGAAGCGCTGTATGATGCCGGCGTTGATGTTGTTAAAGTCGGGATCGGTCCTGGCTCGATTTGTACCACCCGGATCGTTGCCGGTGTCGGGGTCCCTCAACTGACGGCGGTTTACGATGCTGCTAGTGTGGCACGTAAACGTGGCAAAACGATCATTGCCGATGGCGGGATCAAGTATTCCGGCGACATCGTGAAGGCCTTGGCGGCTGGCGGGAACGCGGTCATGTTAGGTTCACTTTTAGCCGGAACCGACGAAGCACCGGGCCAGTTTGAAATTTATCAAGGCCGGCGCTTCAAGACTTATCGTGGCATGGGTTCGCTGGGCGCGATGGCGCAGGCACACGGCTCAAGCGATCGCTACTTCCAAAGTGGCGTGAACGAAGCCAACAAGCTGGTTCCTGAAGGTATTGAAGGCCGGGTTGCTTACAAAGGCAGCCTTGGTGATGTGATCTTCCAGATGCTTGGCGGCATTGAATCCGGCATGGGCTATGTCGGGGCACCGAACTTGAAAGAGCTGCAAGACAACGCACAGTTCATTCAGATTACCGGAGCCGGCTTACGCGAAAGCCATCCGCATGACGTTCAGATCACGCGTGAAGCACCGAACTATTCTGTTCAATAATTTAAGTTTCCATATAAAAGAGCTTACAGAAGTCCTCAATATAGGGGGTGTCTGTAAGCTCCTTTTGTATTTACCGTTTAACGATGCCGCAATCGCGCCTGGTGGAAAACCTCAGGTACCTGTGTTCCAAAAGTTGTTGCCACTGCTAATGGCCAGGCGCGTGTCGGCGGCATGATGGTCAACATCGTCTGCAACCATTGCGCGGTTGGTAACAGCTTAATCAAATGATGACCGGAAAATTGCGTAAATAGCAGGTTTCGACTATAAAACCGAATCAAGTGTTGCTTCAGCCGCTGATCAGCGACCGGTAACAACAAATCGTTACTGTTATTCCGATCGCCCAGGAACAGCGGCAAGGGTTCAAGATCCTGATGCAAATCGAATTGGCGGTGTTTGTGGGCGCTGGCCATTGCCGGTGTCAGGCGGAGCATGAACACCAGTTTGCGGTTTGCCGCCCACAACAGCATGTTAGCAATGGCGATATCGGTTGACGTGAACGCAAACGCGGCTTGGTGCGCTGCCGGACTCAACAATGCTTGGTTCAAAACCGGTTTGAGTCCAGTAACATCGGGCATATCAGGCCAAATAACCTGTAGTTGCTGCACCCCATTCAACCAATGAACATGCGTGGCAAGCCGCAACGTTAACCAGTCCGGCTGTTGGTACAAAAGCCAGTAGGTACTGCCGCTGGTATGCGCGATATTGATACCGGCGATTCGCATGTCTTGAGGCAGACTGGCGGCCACAACATTGGTTAAATTTTCCAAAAAATGTCGCCTCCTTTTTAGAATGGATAACGCTGCAACCCGCATTTTCTTAGGTTTTTCGTAAAGAATTCCCGCTTCAATTTTGGTACAATGGACATTGATGTGACAGTCCTTACCGATCGTTCTATAAATGGAGTTAAAAACATGAAGATATTAATTGTTGACGATGATAAAGAAATCGTTGAATTACTAAGCATTTACGTTAAAAACGAAGGCTATGAACCGATTCAAGCATACTCGGGAAAAGAAGCGATTACCAAACTCGTGACCA
Above is a window of Lacticaseibacillus casei DSM 20011 = JCM 1134 = ATCC 393 DNA encoding:
- the guaB gene encoding IMP dehydrogenase, whose translation is MSHWDTKFARRGFTFDDVLLIPAESHVLPHDVDLSVQLADNLKLNIPIISAGMDTVTESAMAIAMARQGGLGVIHKNMSIAAQADEVLKVKRSENGVIVDPFYLTADKPVSDAEALMKKYRISGVPIVNNTTDRKLTGIITNRDLRYVDDKSVLIDTVMTKEGLVTAPAGTSIKDAEAILQARKIEKLPLIDKNGRLSGLITIKDIEKVVEFPHAAKDAHGRLLVAAAVGVTSDTFDRAQALLDAGADAIVIDTAHGHSAGVIRKIKEIREHFPLATLIAGNVATAEATEALYDAGVDVVKVGIGPGSICTTRIVAGVGVPQLTAVYDAASVARKRGKTIIADGGIKYSGDIVKALAAGGNAVMLGSLLAGTDEAPGQFEIYQGRRFKTYRGMGSLGAMAQAHGSSDRYFQSGVNEANKLVPEGIEGRVAYKGSLGDVIFQMLGGIESGMGYVGAPNLKELQDNAQFIQITGAGLRESHPHDVQITREAPNYSVQ